Proteins found in one Planococcus citri chromosome 2, ihPlaCitr1.1, whole genome shotgun sequence genomic segment:
- the plx gene encoding TBC1 domain family member 1 isoform X4: MKFRLRNESAITQSHALGKKKSNVVMNCEHCPMVWFQRLLNEIEGMKDQDTQNTILKRLEELPEDEQEMILNKLNATASISIIDDNCKEQNQLLLTLLKAHCDGKQSRHVHDTVENRHEFLNHYLGGGTIFMKAKRSLTSSFDQLLKRKPSRDDFGVINKEAIAPPAKPAAITKEHSQSSISSLDVVEENNAPKNVNSLSSIVKEKESGYLSDSASPHKGGLNSPKNMREIFLKVGNSPRASIVPSDNEADDLENEGGSWRHNIFKNVVTPNKLAKEAPIKARGKEELRALWKKAINQQILLIRMEKENAKLYARQEEATMKRIKLEYDDICTSGKENTEVWEVMINKGNRKYDDQMLLQAVRKGVPRSRRGDVWIFLAEHYCSKMPPPIDCYKFPKYNVPYEQLLKELTSQQHAILIDLGRTFPNHSYFMSPLGPGQLGLYNLLKAYSLLDEEVGYCQGLSFIAGILLLHMSEDQAFIMLRHLMFRRNLRQQYLPDMAGLQVQLYQLTRLLKDYLPELYEHFDKHEISPILYAAPWILTIFASQFPLGFVVRIFDLIFVEGSGVLFKVILALLSHHKDALLACDGFESIMDYLKITVPEIDKNVLDLVIKQVSTTDITKPLLEYNVEYHVLQEELSTPRPETKKLKQMEEVNKALKEKNQSLMEQLEIALSNNSRLETVRVKHLSQINKLESEVRALEVTVNTLGNFISTIAYGKSDIEIPNDVLRILSQLNMAERRRSLPKSSLTDLNVDFKAAKDQHITLGQIKSNSLTPKMGSSYFANSFDQIRQQKLNQLPNNVNNKKLQEVSDSSKHFTKSLSDTRNIKFDKIIEESADRSQSLGRVLSPQEMETLKLFQKNYSKELRKNEDTVKTKAPMLTSKSSFELGVPSNLLQTDGNSPYPLNCGGVQISFAGSTKLKSLRPSRIKTEMHINVPKHLIKEHSSSSENNNSVDNNDSAFDESVESIDSNGNLSDKAESTVSAVQDSKMCNSDITIS; this comes from the exons ATGAAGTTCAGGTTGAGAAATGAATCGG CGATAACTCAGTCTCACGCTCTGGGGAAGAAGAAAAGCAATGTTGTTATGAACTGCGAGCATTGCCCGATGGTTTGGTTTCAGAGACTTTTAAACGAGATTGAAG gAATGAAAGATCAAGATACACAAAACACGATACTCAAAAGACTCGAAGAACTACCGGAAGACGAACAAGAGATgatattgaataaattgaacgCCACAGCTTCAATTAGCATTATTGACGACAACTGCAAAGAGCAGAACCAGCTTCTGTTGACATTGCTGAAAGCACATTGCGACGGCAAACAAAGCCGGCATGTTCACGATACTGTCGAAAACAG GcatgaatttttaaaccattATTTGGGCGGTGGAACGATTTTCATGAAAGCCAAGCGTTCATTGACTAGTTCGTTTGATCAGCTTTTGAAAAGGAAGCCTTCCAGAGATGATTTTGGTGTTATCAATAAAGAGGCTATAGCTCCTCCCGCTAAACCAGCTGCTATTACCAAG GAACATTCTCAGTCTTCAATATCGTCCTTGGATGTCGTCGAAGAGAATAATGCTCCCAAGAATGTTAACTCCTTGTCAAGTATcgttaaagaaaaagaaagcgGATATCTGTCTGATTCTGCGTCACCCCATAAAGGAGGTTTAAATAGTCCTAAAAATATGAGAGAAAT ATTTCTTAAAGTAGGCAATTCGCCTCGAGCCTCAATAGTACCTTCTGATAACGAAGCTGACGACCTAGAAAACGAAGGAGGATCTTGGAgacataatattttcaaaaatgttgtcaCTCCAAATAAACTTGCAAAAG AAGCTCCAATAAAAGCTCGTGGAAAAGAAGAATTACGTGCCTTGTGGAAAAAAGCCATCaatcaacaaattttattaATCAGGATGGAAAAAGAAAATGCCAAAttatatg CTAGACAAGAAGAAGCCACCATGAAACGGATAAAATTAGAATACGATGATATCTGCACATCGGGAAAAGAAAACACCGAAGTGTGGGAAGTCATGATCAACAAAGGAAATCGTAAATAcgacgatcaaatgcttttacAAGCTGTACGAAAAG GTGTTCCTAGAAGTAGACGAGGAGATGTTTGGATATTTTTAGCGGAGCATTATTGTTCGAAAATGCCTCCTCCTATCGATTGCTACAAATTTCCGAAATACAATGTGCCATATGAACAATTACTAAAAGAGCTTACATCTCAACAACACGCTATATTAATCGATTTAG gGCGAACATTCCCGAACCATAGTTATTTCATGTCTCCTTTGGGACCTGGTCAACTCGGACTGTATAATTTATTGAAAGCGTACTCGCTGTTGGATGAAGAAGTAGGATATTGTCAAGGATTGAGCTTTATCGCTGGAATACTTTTGTTACAC ATGAGCGAAGATCAAGCTTTCATTATGTTACGACATTTGATGTTCAGACGTAACCTCCGACAACAATATTTACCTGACATGGCCGGACTTCAAGTGCAATTGTACCAATTAACTAGGTTATTGAAAGATTATCTGCCGGAATtatacgaacattttgataaacACGAAATATCTCCGATATTATACGCCGCTCCGTGGATATTGACCATTTTCGCTTCTCAATTTCCTTTAGGATTTGTTGTGCggatttttg ATTTGATTTTCGTCGAAGGATCTGGTGTATTGTTCAAAGTGATATTAGCTTTGCTTAGTCATCATAAAGATGCTTTATTAGCATGCGATGGATTCGAATCGATCAtggattatttaaaaataacggTACCAGAAATCGATAAAAATGTTTTAGATCTTGTGATTAAACAA gTTTCTACTACAGATATTACGAAACCATTGTTAGAATATAATGTTGAATATCACGTATTACAAGAAGAACTTTCCACCCCTCGTCccgaaactaaaaaattgaaacagatgGAAGAAGTTAATAAAGctcttaaagaaaaaaatcaatcgttgATGGAACAACTAGAG ATCGCTCTCAGCAACAACAGTCGTTTGGAAACAGTCCGGGTGAAACATTTATCGCAAATTAATAAATTGGAAAGTGAAGTACGTGCTTTAGAAGTAACGGTCAACACGTTGGGAAATTTTATATCGACGATAGCGTACGGAAAAAGCGACATTGAAATACCAAACGACGTTCTCAGAATTTTATCTCAGTTGAATATGGCCGAAAGACGTCGTAGCTTACCGAAATCATCGTTGACTGATTTAAACGTCGATTTTAAAGCAGCTAAAGATCAACATATCACTCTTGGTCAAATCAAGTCTAATAGTTTGACGCCTAAAATGGGTTCGTCGTATTTTGCCAACTCATTCGATCAAATTCgccaacaaaaattgaatcagttaCCAAATAacgtaaataataaaaaattacaagaggTGTCCGACAGCAGTAAACATTTCACAAAGTCGTTATCCGATACCagaaatattaaatttgataaaatcatcGAAGAATCTGCCGACCGCAGTCAAAGTTTGGGTCGAGTTTTATCGCCTCAAGAAATGGAAACGctaaaactgtttcaaaaaaattactcgaaagaATTGCGTAAAAACGAAGACACCGTTAAAACAAAAGCACCCATGCTGACATCTAAAAGCAGCTTTGAACTGGGCGTTCCTTCCAATTTACTTCAAACTGACGGAAATTCGCCGTATCCGTTGAATTGCGGAGGAGTGCAAATCTCATTCGCCGGCTCGACCAAACTGAAGAGTCTTCGTCCTTCTAGGATTAAAACAGAAATGCACATTAACGTGCCTAAACATTTAATTAAAGAACATAGTTCGAGTAGTGAAAACAACAATAGTGTTGATAATAATGATTCGGCATTCGACGAAAGCGTCGAGTCGATTGACTCAAACGGTAATCTTTCGGATAAAGCTGAAAGCACCGTGAGTGCGGTGCAAGATTCGAAGATGTGTAATTCCGATATAACGATTAGTTGA